One stretch of Cygnus atratus isolate AKBS03 ecotype Queensland, Australia chromosome 28, CAtr_DNAZoo_HiC_assembly, whole genome shotgun sequence DNA includes these proteins:
- the LOC126913599 gene encoding pre-B-cell leukemia transcription factor-interacting protein 1-like has protein sequence MGRLGWGGHFGGLAARLDGAFGADGAFAHDRLRFVDFVDDVEEMLEELARREGGDEEAADGFEDFVRRHYAGDGGGSTGKERGRKAWRQPGGGR, from the exons ATGGggcggctgggctgggggggccacTTCGGGGGGCTGGCGGCGCGGCTGGACGGCGCCTTCGGGGCCGACGGCGCCTTCGCCCACGACCGCCTGCGCTTCGTGGACTTCGTGGACGACGTGGAGGagatgctggaggagctggcGCGGCGGGAGGGGGGCGACGAGGAGGCGGCCGACGGCTTCGAGGACTTCGTGCGGCGGCACTACGCCGGGGACGGCGGCGG ctccACCGGGAAGGAGCGGGGCCGGAAAGCCTGGCGGCAGCCCGGGGGGGGCAGATAG
- the PMVK gene encoding phosphomevalonate kinase isoform X2, with amino-acid sequence MAAPRAVLLLSGKRKSGKDFVAEQLRSRLGPAVCCVLRLSAPLKERYAEEHGLDFQRLLDASAYKETYRQDMIRWGEEKRRADPGFFCRTVVEGVAQPVWVVSDTRRLSDVEWFRDVYGDAVQTVRVVASEETRKRRNWVFVAGVDDAESECGLDQGVAFDWVITNDGDELSLDRQLEALLQSVRAQL; translated from the exons ATGGCGGCGCCCCgcgccgtgctgctgctgagcgGCAAGAGGAAGTCGGGCAAGGACTTCGTGGCCGAGCAGCTCCGCAGCCG GCTGGGCCCCGCCGTGTGCTGCGTGCTGCGCCTCTCCGCGCCGCTCAAGGAGCGCTACGCCGAG GAGCATGGCCTGGACTTCCAGCGGCTCCTGGACGCCAGCGCCTACAAGGAGACGTACCGGCAGGACATGATCCGCTGGGGCGAGGAGAAGCGCCGTGCTGACCCAGGCTTCTTCTGCAGGACGGTGGTGGAGGGGGTGGCACAGCCGGTGTGG GTGGTGAGCGACACGCGGCGCCTCTCGGATGTGGAGTGGTTCAGGGACGTCTATGGGGACGCAGTGCAGACCGTGCGGGTCGTGGCCTCCGAGGAgacgaggaagaggaggaactgGGTCTTCGTGGCAG ggGTGGACGACGCCGAGTCTGAGTGCGGCCTGGACCAGGGAGTGGCCTTCGACTGGGTAATAACCAACGATGGGGACGAGCTGTCCCTGGACAGGCAGCTGGAAGCGCTGCTGCAGTCCGTCCGCGCCCAGCTGTAG
- the PMVK gene encoding phosphomevalonate kinase isoform X1: MAAPRAVLLLSGKRKSGKDFVAEQLRSRLGPAVCCVLRLSAPLKERYAEEHGLDFQRLLDASAYKETYRQDMIRWGEEKRRADPGFFCRTVVEGVAQPVWVSGAGEEHGGRGAASDAAWVQVVSDTRRLSDVEWFRDVYGDAVQTVRVVASEETRKRRNWVFVAGVDDAESECGLDQGVAFDWVITNDGDELSLDRQLEALLQSVRAQL; this comes from the exons ATGGCGGCGCCCCgcgccgtgctgctgctgagcgGCAAGAGGAAGTCGGGCAAGGACTTCGTGGCCGAGCAGCTCCGCAGCCG GCTGGGCCCCGCCGTGTGCTGCGTGCTGCGCCTCTCCGCGCCGCTCAAGGAGCGCTACGCCGAG GAGCATGGCCTGGACTTCCAGCGGCTCCTGGACGCCAGCGCCTACAAGGAGACGTACCGGCAGGACATGATCCGCTGGGGCGAGGAGAAGCGCCGTGCTGACCCAGGCTTCTTCTGCAGGACGGTGGTGGAGGGGGTGGCACAGCCGGTGTGGGTGAGTGGGGCCGGGGAGGAGCatggggggcgcggggcggcctCTGACGCAGCCTGGGTGCAGGTGGTGAGCGACACGCGGCGCCTCTCGGATGTGGAGTGGTTCAGGGACGTCTATGGGGACGCAGTGCAGACCGTGCGGGTCGTGGCCTCCGAGGAgacgaggaagaggaggaactgGGTCTTCGTGGCAG ggGTGGACGACGCCGAGTCTGAGTGCGGCCTGGACCAGGGAGTGGCCTTCGACTGGGTAATAACCAACGATGGGGACGAGCTGTCCCTGGACAGGCAGCTGGAAGCGCTGCTGCAGTCCGTCCGCGCCCAGCTGTAG
- the PMVK gene encoding phosphomevalonate kinase isoform X3, giving the protein MIRWGEEKRRADPGFFCRTVVEGVAQPVWVVSDTRRLSDVEWFRDVYGDAVQTVRVVASEETRKRRNWVFVAGVDDAESECGLDQGVAFDWVITNDGDELSLDRQLEALLQSVRAQL; this is encoded by the exons ATGATCCGCTGGGGCGAGGAGAAGCGCCGTGCTGACCCAGGCTTCTTCTGCAGGACGGTGGTGGAGGGGGTGGCACAGCCGGTGTGG GTGGTGAGCGACACGCGGCGCCTCTCGGATGTGGAGTGGTTCAGGGACGTCTATGGGGACGCAGTGCAGACCGTGCGGGTCGTGGCCTCCGAGGAgacgaggaagaggaggaactgGGTCTTCGTGGCAG ggGTGGACGACGCCGAGTCTGAGTGCGGCCTGGACCAGGGAGTGGCCTTCGACTGGGTAATAACCAACGATGGGGACGAGCTGTCCCTGGACAGGCAGCTGGAAGCGCTGCTGCAGTCCGTCCGCGCCCAGCTGTAG